The Urbifossiella limnaea genome has a window encoding:
- a CDS encoding helix-turn-helix domain-containing protein, translating to MAVFRLALTEDEQRVVNAERDSHPDAHVRRKMLVAWLLRCGLTRAKAAEIAGLSRPTVQRYVAAVRTGGLDGLRWWGVRGPVGDLVAHTTAIREALTARPVRTAAEATEQLEHRTGLKRQPTQVRTFLKAEPGFGWRRTRVIPCPPKTDLPDHIRE from the coding sequence ATGGCGGTGTTCCGGCTCGCCCTGACCGAGGACGAGCAGCGGGTGGTGAACGCGGAACGGGACTCCCACCCGGACGCCCACGTCCGTCGGAAGATGCTCGTCGCGTGGCTCTTGCGCTGTGGCCTGACGCGGGCGAAAGCCGCCGAGATCGCCGGCCTCAGCCGTCCGACCGTCCAGCGGTACGTCGCGGCCGTCCGCACCGGCGGACTGGACGGACTGCGGTGGTGGGGCGTCCGGGGTCCGGTCGGCGACCTCGTCGCTCACACCACCGCCATCCGCGAGGCACTCACCGCCCGACCCGTGCGGACGGCAGCCGAAGCCACGGAGCAACTCGAACACCGGACCGGGCTCAAGCGGCAACCGACCCAGGTCCGGACGTTTCTGAAGGCGGAACCGGGGTTCGGCTGGCGACGCACCCGCGTGATCCCGTGCCCGCCCAAGACGGACCTGCCCGACCACATCCGGGAGTAG
- a CDS encoding tetratricopeptide repeat protein has protein sequence MDIDTRTDVYALGVMLYELLVGSPPIDARQFKRGAILEMLRLVREVEPPRPSTKLSTADDLPNIAANRSIEPAKLARSLQGELDWVVMKALEKDRARRYDTANGLARDLQRYLADEVVEARPPSRGYRLKKFVKRNKGQVIAGIAVAVALVVGVVAVVTVQVRANRELAAKNAELAKEQAKVEARNKELAEEQAKVEARNQELAKEQAKVEARNKELAAEQVKVQARFDMAVKAIETFHTGVSADALLKNAEFKNLRTKLLKEAARFYGDLEKLLAGQTDAKSRQTLAAGYFQLAELTAKIGDVNEAVAVHRKALALRRELAAAPGANVETRLDVAGSLERLAWLLRQTGDPAGALRAYEEVRDIAAALEAQSPTDAISRVLGSGYNGIGIVHFESGQPTKALEAYGRAVAIQQRLADTNPRSPPDHTLATNLNNIGAVLTNTGKWTEALQAHSKALTIRQKLADANPTDALHQNELAISHFNIGEVLSQTGKPMEALEAARQAQAIWQKLAYANPAVNEYQGHLAKSHNAMGWMLTRTGNSKEARQAYEDARDIQKRLADANPSVTQFHKDLAFTLNNLGALLESGKPAEALEAYGQALAIRQKLADANPGIPRFKDDLAISHHNVGVALTKTGRHAEGLKAYEEALAIWQKLADANPAVTDFRKHTALCRKNIGELHSQTGKPAEALASYEQARAIYQKLADANPAATEYRGELARCHSSMGVVLSQMGKPADALTANKQARSIYQKLADDQPAVATFQDGLRRTHNNIGALLTNTGKPAEALEAYRRALTIAEKLADAEPTSTGRKANLAWVQNNIGRALDRQKRWAEAFTALDAGLAIHQQLAESDPANKSYSRALGWSHGFRGGARVRAGQPAEAAADLRKALEQWARLTSVDIETQVEQARALALLAGLGGDAKSGVTAAEATAFADQSVAALAAVVQTGWALPSELKEPDFDAVRGRIDFRRLFAEVEAKVRKSPETAPPPREKK, from the coding sequence ATGGACATCGACACCCGGACCGACGTGTACGCCCTCGGGGTCATGCTGTACGAGTTGCTGGTCGGGTCGCCGCCGATCGACGCCAGGCAGTTCAAGCGGGGGGCGATCCTGGAAATGCTGCGGCTGGTGCGGGAGGTCGAGCCGCCCCGGCCGAGCACGAAACTGAGCACGGCCGACGACCTGCCGAACATCGCGGCCAACCGGAGCATCGAGCCGGCCAAACTCGCCAGGTCCCTGCAAGGGGAGTTGGACTGGGTGGTGATGAAGGCGCTGGAGAAGGACCGCGCTCGCCGGTACGACACGGCCAACGGGCTGGCCCGTGACCTCCAACGCTACCTGGCGGATGAGGTGGTCGAAGCCCGCCCGCCGAGCCGCGGCTACCGGCTGAAGAAGTTCGTCAAGCGGAACAAGGGGCAGGTGATTGCCGGGATTGCTGTGGCCGTGGCGTTGGTGGTCGGCGTCGTGGCCGTGGTCACGGTACAGGTCCGGGCCAACCGCGAACTCGCCGCCAAGAATGCCGAATTGGCTAAGGAGCAGGCGAAAGTCGAGGCACGGAACAAGGAACTGGCGGAGGAGCAGGCCAAAGTCGAGGCACGGAACCAGGAACTGGCCAAGGAGCAGGCGAAGGTCGAGGCACGGAACAAGGAATTGGCCGCCGAGCAGGTCAAGGTGCAAGCCCGGTTCGATATGGCGGTCAAGGCGATCGAGACATTTCACACCGGCGTCAGCGCGGACGCGCTGCTCAAGAACGCCGAGTTCAAAAACCTGCGGACGAAGTTGCTGAAGGAAGCGGCTAGGTTTTACGGCGATCTGGAGAAATTGCTGGCCGGGCAGACGGATGCCAAGTCGCGGCAGACACTGGCGGCGGGGTACTTCCAACTCGCCGAGTTGACTGCGAAGATCGGTGACGTCAATGAGGCGGTGGCCGTGCACCGCAAGGCGCTCGCTCTGCGCCGGGAACTGGCGGCGGCGCCCGGTGCGAATGTCGAGACCCGGCTGGATGTCGCCGGCAGTCTGGAGAGGTTAGCGTGGCTTCTGCGCCAAACGGGCGACCCGGCGGGGGCGCTTCGGGCGTACGAAGAGGTTCGTGACATCGCGGCGGCTCTGGAAGCGCAATCCCCCACCGACGCGATCAGCAGAGTGCTCGGATCGGGTTACAACGGCATCGGAATCGTGCATTTTGAGTCTGGGCAGCCGACGAAGGCCTTGGAAGCGTACGGTCGAGCCGTCGCTATTCAGCAACGGTTGGCCGACACTAACCCGAGAAGCCCGCCGGATCACACTTTGGCCACCAACCTCAACAACATTGGCGCTGTGTTGACAAATACGGGCAAGTGGACAGAGGCCCTTCAGGCGCACAGCAAGGCCCTGACCATTCGGCAGAAGCTGGCCGACGCCAACCCCACGGACGCCCTGCATCAAAACGAACTGGCCATCAGTCACTTCAACATTGGCGAAGTGCTATCTCAGACGGGCAAGCCGATGGAGGCATTGGAAGCAGCCCGCCAAGCCCAGGCGATCTGGCAAAAGCTGGCGTATGCCAACCCGGCTGTGAACGAATACCAAGGCCATCTGGCCAAAAGCCACAATGCCATGGGATGGATGCTGACACGAACGGGGAATTCGAAGGAGGCCAGGCAGGCGTACGAAGACGCTCGGGACATCCAAAAAAGACTGGCCGACGCCAACCCCTCCGTCACGCAGTTTCACAAAGATCTGGCCTTCACCCTCAACAACCTCGGCGCCCTACTGGAGAGCGGGAAACCGGCGGAGGCGCTGGAGGCGTATGGTCAGGCCCTCGCCATCCGGCAGAAGCTCGCCGACGCCAATCCGGGCATCCCTCGGTTCAAGGACGACCTGGCCATCAGCCACCACAATGTTGGCGTCGCGCTCACGAAGACAGGGCGACACGCAGAGGGACTGAAGGCGTACGAGGAGGCACTTGCCATCTGGCAGAAGCTGGCCGACGCCAACCCTGCCGTCACCGACTTCCGGAAGCACACCGCCCTCTGCCGCAAGAACATCGGCGAACTCCATTCGCAGACGGGGAAGCCTGCGGAGGCCCTCGCATCGTACGAGCAGGCGCGGGCCATTTACCAGAAGCTGGCCGACGCCAACCCGGCAGCAACCGAGTACCGAGGCGAATTGGCCCGATGCCATTCTTCGATGGGCGTCGTGCTGTCACAGATGGGCAAACCGGCTGACGCCCTCACGGCGAACAAGCAGGCCCGGTCCATTTACCAAAAGCTGGCCGATGATCAGCCAGCCGTGGCAACATTCCAGGACGGCCTGCGTCGCACCCACAACAACATCGGCGCACTGCTGACAAATACAGGAAAGCCGGCGGAGGCGCTGGAAGCCTACCGCCGGGCGCTGACGATCGCGGAGAAACTTGCGGACGCCGAACCAACCTCCACGGGGCGGAAGGCGAACCTGGCCTGGGTTCAGAACAACATCGGCCGGGCCCTGGACCGCCAGAAGCGCTGGGCCGAGGCGTTCACCGCCCTCGACGCAGGCCTTGCGATTCACCAGCAGTTGGCCGAGTCGGACCCCGCCAACAAATCGTACAGCCGGGCACTCGGCTGGAGTCACGGGTTCCGCGGCGGGGCCCGGGTCCGCGCCGGGCAACCGGCCGAAGCCGCCGCCGACCTGCGGAAGGCCCTCGAACAGTGGGCCAGGCTGACAAGCGTAGACATCGAGACCCAGGTCGAGCAAGCCCGAGCGCTGGCGCTCCTGGCCGGACTGGGCGGGGATGCGAAGTCCGGCGTGACGGCGGCCGAGGCGACGGCGTTCGCCGATCAATCCGTCGCTGCTCTCGCGGCCGTCGTCCAGACCGGCTGGGCCCTTCCCAGCGAACTGAAGGAGCCGGACTTCGACGCGGTGCGCGGCCGGATAGACTTCCGGCGACTGTTCGCGGAAGTCGAAGCGAAGGTCCGGAAGTCACCCGAGACGGCCCCGCCCCCGCGAGAGAAGAAGTGA